The DNA segment TACCGTTTCAGACGGCCTCGAAACCGAACGCGACCGCCGGCTTTGGCAAGCCTTGAACACATGGCGCAGCCGTACCGCACAGGCAGAAGGCGTTACCCCGCACACCGTCTGCCCCGACGACAGCCTGCTCGACTTAGTCCGCAACACCCCCGAAGAAGAAGCCGACCTAAACGGCATCTACGGCTTGGGCGCAGTACGCATCGGCAAATTCGGCAGCAGCATATTGGCCGTCTGCAAACCCTTTTCAGACGGCCTCAGCAACGAAGCCAAACACAAACGCCGCCTGATGCGCGCCCTGATGCAGTGGTGCGCCGCCACCGCCGAAACCGAAGGCGAACCCGAGCACACCGTCTTCAGCAAAATCACCCTGCGCGCTATCGCCGCCAAACAGCCGCAAACGCTGGCAGAATTGAGCGGCATACACGGCGTGGACACAGACAAAATCGAAAAATACGGAGAGGCCGTGTTGGAAGTGTGCCGGCGTTTCGATAACCCGTAAAAAGAGGTTGAAATGAGGCCGTCTGAAAACCTGAAAAAGGAGTCTGAACAAATGAATGATGTTTTTCTGACTGCCGGCGTAGACGAAGCCGGGCGCGGGCCGCTGGTCGGCAGCGTGTTTGCCGCCGCCGTTATCCTCCCGCCCGACCACAACCTCCCCGGTTTGACCGATTCCAAAAAACTCACCGAAAAAAAGCGCGACGCCCTAGCCGTACAGATTAAAGAACAAGCCATAGCATGGTGCGTGGCATCGGCAAACGTAGCCGAAATCGCCGAGCTGAACATCCTGCACGCCACCATGCTCGCCATGACCCGCGCAGTGCAAGGCTTGGCTGTCAAACCGCAAAAAGTTTGGATAGACGGCAACCGCATTCCCGAAAATCTCAGTGTCGCCGCCGAAGCAGTGGTCAAGGGCGACAGCAAAATCATCGAAATATCCGCCGCATCCGTATTGGCCAAAACCGCCCGCGATGCCGAAATGTATGCCCTGGCCGAGCGTTACCCGCAATACGGTTTCGACAAACACAAAGGCTACGGCACCGCCGCACATCTCGCAGCCTTGGAAAAATTCGGCGCACTACCCGAACACAGGCAAGACTTCGCACCCGTAAAAATGCTTTTGGCTCAGGGGAAGTTGTTTAGATAGTTAGGCTGTTTAATTTTTATAACGGTGTGCGCTTTTTTAAGTTGATTAACCATACAAGTGAAATGTTTGATGTGATTTTGTAGGGGTGGATTAAACATCCGCCCTTAACGGCAAGGTTACAAGCATATTAAGATATACAAAATAACTTTGGTTATACAGTTGATTAATTTAAAAAACGCTACCCCTGGATATGAAATTATCACTATTAAAATTTAAGTGGGCTGACTATATAGTAGTTGAATACGCTTTTAATCTTTAAAAAGCCGTCTGAAATAATTTTTCAGACGGCTTTATCGACAGCAAAAATAAAAA comes from the Neisseria dumasiana genome and includes:
- the rnhB gene encoding ribonuclease HII; the protein is MNDVFLTAGVDEAGRGPLVGSVFAAAVILPPDHNLPGLTDSKKLTEKKRDALAVQIKEQAIAWCVASANVAEIAELNILHATMLAMTRAVQGLAVKPQKVWIDGNRIPENLSVAAEAVVKGDSKIIEISAASVLAKTARDAEMYALAERYPQYGFDKHKGYGTAAHLAALEKFGALPEHRQDFAPVKMLLAQGKLFR